The Caulobacter sp. FWC26 genome contains a region encoding:
- a CDS encoding competence/damage-inducible protein A, translated as MTATKSARVTAAVMIIGDEILSGRTQDTNLAAIAKYLATYGVDLCEARVVPDVEQEIIDAVNALRTKYDYVITTGGIGPTHDDITADSIAKAFGVTAPEHPEIMAMLRERWGEPNAARRRMAHVPEGGSLVKNPVQGPPGFQKENVFVLAGVPSIMRGMLEDVGPRLRTGAVVLSKTVRVTGTGEGVIAAPLEAVAKAHPDMSLGSYPFFSPPDVYGANLVLRGRDAAELEAAVGELMAALGEAGANNIELLADAV; from the coding sequence ATGACAGCCACCAAAAGCGCGCGCGTCACGGCCGCGGTGATGATCATCGGCGACGAGATCTTGTCGGGTCGCACCCAGGACACCAATCTCGCGGCGATCGCCAAGTATCTGGCGACCTATGGCGTGGATCTGTGTGAGGCGCGGGTGGTGCCCGACGTCGAGCAGGAGATCATCGACGCGGTGAACGCCCTGCGCACCAAGTACGACTATGTCATCACCACCGGCGGCATCGGTCCGACCCACGACGACATCACCGCCGACTCGATCGCCAAGGCCTTCGGCGTGACCGCGCCCGAGCATCCCGAGATCATGGCCATGCTGCGCGAGCGCTGGGGCGAACCGAACGCCGCCCGCCGCCGCATGGCCCACGTGCCCGAAGGCGGCAGCCTGGTGAAGAACCCTGTGCAGGGCCCGCCCGGCTTCCAGAAGGAGAACGTCTTTGTCCTGGCCGGGGTCCCGTCGATCATGCGCGGCATGCTCGAGGACGTGGGCCCGCGCCTGCGGACCGGGGCGGTGGTGCTGAGCAAGACGGTGCGCGTCACCGGCACGGGCGAGGGCGTGATCGCCGCGCCGCTGGAAGCCGTCGCCAAGGCCCATCCGGACATGTCGCTGGGCAGCTATCCGTTCTTCAGCCCGCCGGACGTCTATGGCGCCAACCTGGTGCTGCGCGGCCGCGACGCCGCCGAGCTGGAAGCGGCCGTGGGCGAACTGATGGCGGCGCTGGGCGAGGCCGGCGCCAACAACATCGAACTGCTGGCCGACGCGGTCTGA
- the sfsA gene encoding DNA/RNA nuclease SfsA, translating to MLLPQPLIHGRLVSRYKRFFADLVLDDGQVITAHCPNPGAMLGVKDAGQGAWVSWSDDPKRKLAYTLQLVEQGNALVGINTLLPNRLVAEALAADAIPELSGYATIKPEVKYAQASRVDFLLTHSDRPPCWLEVKNCHFSRTPGLAEFPDCKAERSTRHLEDLAAQVREGHRAVVLFVVQREDCETFSACAELDPKFAAGLDAAARAGVEVLVYACAMSTQAVGIDRRIVWSNARLTAI from the coding sequence ATGCTGCTGCCGCAACCGCTGATCCATGGCCGTCTGGTGAGCCGCTACAAGCGGTTCTTCGCCGACCTCGTACTGGACGACGGCCAGGTGATCACCGCCCACTGCCCCAATCCGGGGGCGATGCTGGGCGTGAAGGACGCAGGCCAAGGCGCCTGGGTGTCGTGGTCTGACGATCCCAAGCGCAAGCTGGCCTACACCCTGCAGCTGGTCGAGCAGGGAAACGCTCTGGTGGGAATCAACACCCTGCTGCCCAACCGGCTGGTCGCCGAGGCCCTGGCGGCCGACGCCATCCCCGAGCTTTCCGGCTATGCGACGATCAAGCCCGAGGTGAAGTACGCGCAGGCCAGCCGGGTCGACTTCCTGCTGACCCACTCGGACCGCCCGCCGTGCTGGCTGGAGGTGAAGAACTGCCACTTCTCCCGCACGCCGGGCCTGGCGGAGTTTCCCGACTGCAAGGCCGAGCGCTCGACCCGCCACCTGGAAGACCTCGCCGCCCAGGTCCGCGAGGGCCACCGGGCCGTGGTGCTGTTCGTGGTCCAGCGCGAGGACTGCGAGACCTTCAGCGCCTGCGCCGAGCTTGATCCGAAGTTCGCCGCGGGCCTCGACGCGGCGGCGCGGGCGGGGGTGGAGGTGCTGGTCTATGCCTGCGCGATGAGCACACAGGCGGTGGGGATCGATCGCCGCATCGTGTGGAGCAACGCCCGTCTAACAGCGATTTAA
- the map gene encoding type I methionyl aminopeptidase, which translates to MTLDTALEIEAETRTGQIKIHQAEDFEGMRKAGKLAAECLDMLVPHVQPGVSSDELDRLAREFILDHGALPACLYYRGYPKTVCISRNHVVCHGIPGDWSLKEGDIVNIDVTAIVDGWHGDTSRMYGVGEVGPRARRLVEITYEGMRRGLEAVKPGATLGDIGHAIQSYVEAQRCSVVRDFCGHGLGRVFHDAPNILHFGRPGQGAVLKPGMFFTVEPMVNLGKPAVKVLNDGWTAVTRDKSLSAQCEHSIGVTEDGYEAFTASPAGLFQPTILGG; encoded by the coding sequence ATGACCCTGGACACCGCCCTCGAAATCGAAGCCGAGACCCGCACGGGTCAGATCAAGATCCACCAGGCCGAGGACTTCGAGGGCATGCGCAAGGCCGGCAAGCTGGCCGCGGAGTGCCTGGACATGCTGGTTCCGCACGTGCAGCCGGGCGTGTCGTCCGACGAGCTGGACCGGCTGGCGCGCGAGTTCATCCTCGACCACGGCGCCCTGCCCGCCTGCCTCTATTATCGCGGCTATCCCAAGACGGTCTGCATCTCGCGCAACCACGTGGTCTGCCACGGCATTCCCGGCGACTGGAGCCTGAAGGAAGGCGACATCGTCAACATCGACGTGACCGCTATCGTCGACGGCTGGCACGGTGACACCTCGCGCATGTACGGCGTGGGCGAAGTGGGCCCGCGCGCGCGCCGCCTGGTCGAGATCACCTATGAGGGCATGCGGCGCGGCCTGGAAGCCGTGAAGCCGGGCGCCACGCTCGGCGACATCGGCCACGCCATCCAGTCCTATGTCGAGGCTCAGCGCTGCAGCGTCGTGCGAGACTTCTGCGGCCATGGCCTGGGCCGCGTGTTCCACGACGCCCCGAACATCCTGCACTTTGGCCGCCCCGGCCAGGGCGCGGTGCTGAAGCCCGGCATGTTCTTCACCGTCGAGCCGATGGTGAACCTGGGCAAACCCGCCGTGAAGGTGCTGAATGACGGCTGGACCGCCGTGACCCGCGACAAGTCGCTGTCGGCCCAGTGCGAGCACTCCATCGGTGTGACGGAAGACGGCTACGAGGCGTTCACCGCCTCTCCCGCCGGGCTGTTCCAGCCGACGATCCTGGGCGGCTAA
- the radC gene encoding DNA repair protein RadC gives MVSVSSLAISDGAPDEPPAPAPKPVLPKPVRKTAHAHHLGHRERLRERAAKGGFVALPDYELIELFLFRTFPRGDVKPLAKALLARFGSLDGVLGATVEELRTVPGVGEAAAMDLKLLHEVSLRAGRDKIIKRPVISSWSALLGYIRVALANESREQFRVLFLDKKNQLIADEVMNRGTVDHAPVYPREVMRRALELSSSNIIIVHNHPSGDPTPSRPDIDMTKQIVEAGKALKIAVHDHLVVGREGVASFKALGLM, from the coding sequence ATGGTCAGTGTTTCTTCCCTGGCGATTTCCGACGGCGCGCCGGACGAGCCGCCCGCGCCTGCCCCAAAGCCGGTCCTGCCCAAGCCCGTCCGCAAGACCGCCCACGCCCATCACCTGGGCCACCGCGAGCGCCTGCGCGAGCGGGCGGCCAAGGGCGGGTTCGTGGCGCTGCCCGACTACGAGCTGATCGAGCTCTTCCTGTTCCGCACCTTCCCGCGCGGCGACGTCAAGCCGCTGGCCAAGGCGCTCTTGGCGCGTTTCGGCTCGCTGGACGGGGTGCTGGGCGCGACGGTCGAGGAGCTGCGCACCGTCCCCGGCGTCGGCGAGGCGGCGGCCATGGACCTGAAGCTGCTGCACGAGGTCTCGCTGCGCGCGGGCCGCGACAAGATCATCAAACGACCGGTGATCTCGTCCTGGAGCGCCCTGCTCGGCTATATCCGCGTGGCGTTGGCCAACGAGTCGCGAGAGCAGTTCCGCGTGCTGTTCCTCGACAAGAAGAACCAGCTGATCGCCGACGAGGTGATGAACCGCGGCACCGTCGACCACGCCCCGGTCTATCCGCGCGAGGTGATGCGCCGGGCGCTGGAGCTGTCCAGCAGCAACATCATCATCGTCCACAACCATCCCTCGGGGGATCCAACCCCCTCGCGCCCCGACATCGACATGACCAAGCAGATCGTCGAGGCCGGAAAAGCCCTGAAGATCGCCGTGCATGATCATTTGGTGGTCGGTCGCGAAGGCGTGGCCAGCTTCAAGGCGCTGGGGTTGATGTGA
- a CDS encoding dipeptidase — MRRLLTVLLASTALLGGVADAQNKAKKPDAPPAVSKADKALHDKFLILDTHLDTPTHFGRPGWNITDRHEVEHDFSQVDLPRMNEGGLDGGFFVIYTGQGDLTAAGYEYARNYALHRAIEIREMLAGNKTGFELGLTSDDARRINKAGKKFAFVSMENSWPLGEDLTLLTTFHKEGLRMAGPVHFRNNQLADSSTDPKGKIWNGYSPLGLRWLAEANRLGIVIDVSHASDDVVDQSLALSKAPIIASHSGPKAVYDHPRNLDDARIKKIADAGGAVCINSIYLTDTTPSPERKAALEALGRAPDPKTATPEMVKAYGEKRAAVDKAYPAPRGDFDLYMKSMLHVLKVAGPKGVCVGADWDGGGGMDGFEDITDLPKVTARLKAAGYSDADIEGIWSGNVLRIVDAAQAYAKTAAK; from the coding sequence ATGCGTCGCCTGCTCACCGTCCTCCTCGCCTCGACCGCCCTGCTGGGGGGCGTCGCCGACGCCCAGAACAAGGCCAAGAAGCCTGACGCGCCGCCGGCGGTGTCCAAGGCCGACAAGGCGCTGCATGACAAGTTCCTGATCCTCGACACCCACCTCGACACCCCGACCCACTTTGGTCGTCCGGGCTGGAACATCACCGACCGCCACGAGGTGGAGCACGACTTCAGCCAGGTCGACCTGCCGCGCATGAACGAGGGCGGCCTGGATGGCGGCTTCTTCGTGATCTACACCGGCCAGGGCGACCTGACCGCCGCCGGCTACGAGTACGCCCGCAACTACGCCCTGCACCGCGCGATCGAGATCCGCGAGATGCTGGCCGGGAACAAGACCGGCTTCGAGCTGGGCCTGACCTCGGACGACGCCCGCCGGATCAACAAGGCCGGCAAGAAGTTCGCCTTCGTCAGCATGGAAAACAGCTGGCCGCTAGGCGAGGACCTCACCCTGCTGACGACCTTCCACAAGGAGGGCCTGCGGATGGCGGGTCCCGTTCACTTCCGCAACAACCAGCTGGCCGACAGCTCGACCGATCCCAAAGGCAAGATCTGGAACGGCTACTCGCCGCTGGGCCTGCGTTGGCTGGCCGAGGCCAACCGCCTGGGCATCGTGATCGACGTCAGCCACGCCAGCGACGATGTCGTCGACCAGTCGCTGGCCCTGTCGAAGGCTCCGATCATCGCCTCGCACTCGGGTCCCAAGGCGGTCTACGACCACCCGCGCAACCTCGACGACGCGCGCATCAAGAAGATCGCCGACGCCGGCGGCGCGGTGTGCATCAACTCGATCTATCTGACCGACACCACGCCCAGCCCCGAGCGCAAGGCCGCGCTGGAAGCCCTGGGCCGTGCGCCGGACCCGAAGACCGCCACGCCCGAAATGGTCAAGGCCTATGGCGAAAAGCGCGCCGCCGTCGACAAGGCCTATCCGGCCCCGCGCGGCGACTTCGACCTCTACATGAAGAGCATGCTGCACGTGCTGAAGGTGGCCGGCCCCAAGGGCGTCTGTGTCGGCGCCGACTGGGACGGCGGCGGCGGCATGGACGGCTTCGAGGACATCACCGACCTGCCCAAGGTCACCGCCCGCCTGAAAGCCGCCGGCTATAGCGACGCCGACATCGAAGGCATCTGGAGCGGGAATGTGCTGCGCATCGTCGACGCCGCGCAGGCCTATGCGAAGACGGCGGCGAAGTAG
- the msrQ gene encoding protein-methionine-sulfoxide reductase heme-binding subunit MsrQ, with translation MANPPRKKRPSKLQDNLVYGLVWLACFAPLAWLAWRGYAGELGANPIEKLIRELGVWGLRLLLVGLAITPAARILKMPRLVRFRRTVGLFAFAYVLLHLFSYVGVDLYFDWSQLWKDILKRPFITLGMLGFVLLIPLAVTSTNSWVVRMGRAAWSRLHRLIYLIVPLGVIHYYLLVKADHRPPIIYGVVFVALMAWRVWEGRRPARQAPT, from the coding sequence GTGGCTAATCCCCCCCGCAAAAAACGCCCCTCCAAGCTCCAGGACAACCTCGTCTATGGTCTCGTCTGGCTGGCCTGTTTCGCGCCGCTAGCCTGGCTGGCCTGGCGGGGCTATGCGGGCGAGCTCGGCGCCAATCCGATCGAGAAGCTGATCCGCGAGCTGGGCGTCTGGGGCCTGCGGCTCCTGCTGGTGGGCCTGGCCATCACCCCGGCGGCGCGGATCCTGAAGATGCCGAGGCTGGTGCGGTTTCGCCGGACGGTGGGGCTGTTCGCCTTCGCCTATGTGCTCTTGCACCTGTTCAGCTATGTCGGGGTCGATCTCTATTTCGACTGGAGCCAGCTGTGGAAGGACATCCTCAAGCGGCCGTTCATCACGCTGGGGATGCTGGGCTTTGTGCTGCTGATCCCGCTGGCGGTGACCTCGACCAACAGCTGGGTGGTCCGGATGGGCCGGGCGGCGTGGAGCCGGCTGCACAGGCTGATCTATCTGATCGTCCCGCTGGGGGTGATCCACTACTACCTGCTGGTCAAGGCGGATCACCGGCCGCCGATCATCTACGGCGTGGTGTTCGTGGCGTTGATGGCTTGGCGGGTCTGGGAGGGGAGACGGCCAGCGCGGCAGGCCCCCACCTGA
- the msrP gene encoding protein-methionine-sulfoxide reductase catalytic subunit MsrP — MLIRHAADLTDNDVTDHGVYLKRRTLMAGLAGLGVAGASASQAQAGLSYSRGFSTTEKPTSKEDITTYNNFYEFGVDKGDPAENSGKFKPRPWTVRIDGACEAPRTVGIEDLIGKNKLEERIYRMRCVEGWSMVIPWVGFPLKDLLASVKPTSKAKFVAFETVMRPSEMPGQAWNTLDWPYREGLRIDEAMHPLTLMAVGLYGDVLPNQNGAPLRLVVPWKYGFKGIKSIVRISLVEKQPVTSWNVLAPREYGFYSNVNPAVDHPRWSQATERRIGEFRRRETLPFNGYGEWVADLYRGMDLKRFY, encoded by the coding sequence ATGCTGATCCGCCACGCCGCCGACCTGACCGACAACGACGTCACCGATCACGGCGTTTATCTCAAGCGTCGGACCCTGATGGCTGGTCTGGCCGGTCTGGGCGTGGCCGGCGCGTCGGCCAGTCAGGCGCAGGCGGGCCTCAGCTACAGCCGGGGCTTTTCCACCACCGAGAAGCCGACCTCGAAAGAGGACATCACCACCTACAACAACTTCTATGAGTTCGGCGTCGACAAGGGCGATCCGGCCGAAAACTCGGGCAAGTTCAAGCCGCGCCCCTGGACCGTGCGCATCGACGGCGCCTGCGAGGCGCCGCGCACGGTCGGCATCGAGGACCTGATCGGCAAGAACAAGCTGGAGGAGCGCATCTACCGGATGCGTTGCGTCGAGGGCTGGTCGATGGTCATTCCCTGGGTCGGCTTCCCGCTGAAGGACCTGCTGGCCTCGGTCAAGCCGACCTCGAAGGCCAAGTTCGTGGCGTTCGAGACCGTCATGCGACCCTCCGAAATGCCGGGCCAGGCCTGGAACACGCTGGACTGGCCGTATCGCGAAGGCCTGCGGATCGACGAGGCCATGCACCCGCTGACCCTGATGGCGGTGGGGCTCTATGGCGACGTCCTGCCCAACCAGAACGGCGCGCCGCTGCGGCTGGTCGTGCCGTGGAAATATGGCTTCAAGGGCATCAAGTCGATCGTCCGCATCAGCTTGGTCGAGAAGCAGCCGGTCACCTCCTGGAACGTGCTGGCGCCGCGCGAGTACGGCTTCTACTCGAACGTCAATCCGGCCGTGGACCACCCCCGCTGGTCCCAGGCCACCGAGCGTCGCATCGGTGAGTTCCGCCGCCGCGAGACCCTGCCATTCAACGGCTATGGCGAGTGGGTGGCGGACCTGTACCGGGGTATGGATTTGAAGCGGTTTTATTGA
- a CDS encoding periplasmic heavy metal sensor, translating into MSVSRPLLIGLIASATLNVFLIGGVVGVTYVRLTSPRAATPAPPPATPVAAPPAAVPATPAAAAGQGSPAAPSASPAPNRPNDKPVRAAPAASKPAPVSTPTPTNAPPDPRPARSPIWTAGEQLSPQNRVALRQTLKAVNQRNQPITRQARLERRSALEALSAPGADPAEVARRLANARALEQEARSNVEAALAEFAATLPPAERAALAEGLRQVYAAQGRDQTGARPARQ; encoded by the coding sequence ATGAGTGTTTCACGCCCGCTGCTGATCGGCCTGATCGCATCGGCGACCCTCAATGTCTTCCTGATTGGCGGGGTTGTCGGGGTGACCTATGTGCGTCTCACCAGCCCCCGGGCTGCGACGCCCGCGCCGCCGCCAGCCACGCCAGTCGCTGCTCCGCCAGCCGCCGTCCCGGCCACGCCGGCCGCTGCGGCGGGTCAGGGCTCGCCTGCCGCGCCGAGCGCCTCGCCTGCGCCAAACCGGCCGAACGATAAGCCGGTACGCGCCGCGCCTGCGGCGAGCAAACCCGCCCCCGTGTCGACGCCTACCCCGACCAACGCCCCACCGGACCCCCGGCCGGCGCGTTCTCCCATCTGGACGGCGGGCGAGCAGCTTTCGCCGCAAAATCGTGTCGCCCTCCGCCAGACTCTCAAGGCGGTGAATCAGAGAAATCAGCCGATCACCCGCCAGGCGCGTCTTGAGCGACGCTCTGCCTTGGAGGCGTTGTCGGCTCCGGGCGCCGATCCGGCCGAGGTGGCGCGTCGTCTCGCCAACGCCCGTGCGCTGGAACAGGAGGCGCGAAGCAATGTCGAGGCCGCTCTGGCTGAATTCGCAGCGACCTTGCCGCCGGCCGAGCGTGCGGCCCTGGCCGAGGGCTTGCGGCAGGTCTACGCCGCCCAGGGGCGCGACCAGACGGGCGCGCGACCGGCGCGACAATAA
- a CDS encoding RNA polymerase sigma factor has product MVSDGNDPDEALLAGVGRGDPSAVRTLLDRRLPRILALARRMLNDSGEAEDVAQETFLRAWKQAKAWKPGAARFDTWLHRVALNLCYDRLRRRREIVTDTPPEQADTGPAPDARLLHADLSRRVDAALAALPARQREAIVLCHHQGLGNIEAAGLMEISVEALESLLSRGRRALKASLADLARDGAA; this is encoded by the coding sequence TTGGTCTCCGACGGGAACGATCCCGACGAAGCCTTGCTGGCGGGGGTGGGACGGGGCGACCCGTCCGCCGTACGAACCCTGCTGGATCGGCGCCTGCCGCGCATTCTCGCCTTGGCCCGCCGGATGCTGAACGACTCCGGCGAGGCCGAGGACGTCGCGCAGGAGACCTTCCTGCGCGCCTGGAAGCAGGCCAAGGCCTGGAAGCCGGGCGCCGCCCGCTTCGACACCTGGCTGCACCGCGTGGCGCTGAACCTCTGCTACGATCGTCTCCGTCGCCGGCGCGAAATCGTGACCGACACCCCGCCCGAACAGGCGGACACGGGTCCCGCACCGGATGCGCGGCTGCTGCATGCCGATCTTTCGCGCCGGGTCGATGCGGCCCTGGCGGCGCTGCCGGCGCGGCAACGCGAGGCGATCGTGCTTTGCCATCACCAGGGACTTGGCAATATCGAGGCGGCGGGGTTGATGGAGATCAGCGTCGAGGCGCTGGAAAGCCTGCTCTCGCGCGGGCGTCGCGCGCTGAAGGCGTCGCTGGCGGATCTGGCGCGGGACGGCGCGGCATGA
- a CDS encoding EF-hand domain-containing protein, with protein MMKRTLIAAAAVLAVAAPALAQTSAPTGMTLAQFQAKNGDKMFARLDTNKDGKISPDEFAAMRKQNAEVDAKAAKAGKRGQRMFARFDADKDGALSRTEANAVMAMRFKRMDANNDGVLTLEELSAKDGRAKVGV; from the coding sequence ATGATGAAACGCACCCTGATCGCCGCCGCCGCCGTGCTGGCCGTCGCCGCGCCGGCTCTGGCCCAGACGTCCGCGCCGACGGGCATGACGCTGGCGCAGTTCCAGGCCAAGAACGGCGACAAGATGTTCGCGCGGCTGGACACCAACAAGGACGGCAAGATCTCGCCCGACGAGTTCGCCGCCATGCGCAAGCAGAACGCCGAGGTCGACGCCAAGGCGGCCAAGGCCGGCAAGCGCGGCCAGCGGATGTTTGCGCGCTTCGACGCCGACAAGGACGGCGCGCTATCGCGGACCGAGGCCAACGCCGTGATGGCGATGCGCTTCAAGCGGATGGACGCCAATAATGACGGCGTTCTGACGCTTGAGGAGTTGAGCGCCAAGGACGGCAGGGCCAAGGTCGGTGTCTGA
- a CDS encoding bifunctional [glutamine synthetase] adenylyltransferase/[glutamine synthetase]-adenylyl-L-tyrosine phosphorylase: MTKLADRLAPCGPILDAKAAERAHEAIAKRAGEAMASVDAAWDSLAPIFAAAPYLAGLARRDGKRLPMILGGDPDQTLAEILAAAEAVAAEPDFETARRALRELKADLHLLTAISDLGGVWDLDQVTGALTRFADAVLHAALAQAVRQEVDRGALTHVGDGAPGPAPGLFCVAMGKHGAFELNYSSDIDFSIFYAPEKLPVAEGHEPQAVAVRIANHLGRILQERTGDGYVFRIDLRLRPDPSSTPPAMPVDAAMDYYESVGQNWERAAHIKARIAAGDAAEGAAFLEGLQPFIWRRNLDFAAIADIHSIKRQIHTYKVDDRLTAKGADLKLGRGGIREIEFFVQTQQLILGGRQPDLRSPRTLDALKALSEAGHVTPEDAAWLTEAYRDLRALEHRAQMIADDQTHKLPESDAERKKVAALWGEGNLRVFDAAVGKILKGVNLRYGRLFAGEEALSSRFGSLVFTGVEDDPETLATLKRMGFSSPERVAAAIRGWHHGHIAATRTERGRELFTRLAPRLLDAANATGAPDQAFNRFSDFFSRLSSGVQIQSLFLAQPRLFELIVEVMAFAPRLASTMAKRPTALDALLDPSFFGPIETPTAAPWDPEDFEGAMDAARRLFRDQSFRIGVRVMSGTADARDIGRAFAELADLIIGGLAPAALAEVERIGGAFPGQVAVVALGKAGSREMTAKSDLDLMTLYAADDPAGMSAVKEWSADVFYARFTQRLTSALSAPTGEGTLYEVDLKLRPSGTKGPVAVSFAAFEDYYEREAETWELLALTRARVVWASTDAFRERAEGAIAAALRRARDPKKTAADVVEMRQLMERERPGKGDWDLKLDPGGLVDIEFAAQFLQLAHAAAGGPLRQNTGEALAALREAGLADEGALSRLEAAWRLEQDLSQLIKVALEDGGDPEAEPKAFKTLLAKAGGVAQFKSLRPKLAKAKAEARAAYEAVVRG; the protein is encoded by the coding sequence ATGACCAAGCTCGCCGACCGCCTCGCCCCCTGCGGCCCCATTCTGGACGCCAAGGCCGCCGAACGCGCGCATGAGGCGATCGCCAAGCGGGCCGGCGAGGCGATGGCGAGCGTCGACGCGGCCTGGGACAGCCTGGCGCCGATCTTCGCCGCCGCGCCCTATCTGGCGGGCCTGGCGCGACGCGACGGCAAGCGTCTGCCCATGATCCTGGGCGGTGATCCCGACCAGACCTTGGCCGAGATCTTGGCCGCCGCCGAGGCCGTGGCCGCCGAGCCCGACTTCGAGACCGCGCGCCGCGCCTTGCGCGAGCTGAAGGCCGACCTGCACCTGCTGACCGCGATCAGCGACCTGGGCGGCGTCTGGGATCTCGATCAGGTGACGGGCGCTCTGACCCGCTTCGCCGACGCGGTGCTGCACGCGGCCCTGGCACAGGCCGTGCGGCAGGAGGTCGATCGCGGCGCCCTCACGCACGTCGGCGACGGCGCGCCAGGGCCCGCGCCGGGCCTCTTCTGCGTGGCCATGGGCAAGCACGGCGCGTTCGAGCTGAACTATTCCAGCGACATCGACTTCTCGATCTTCTACGCGCCCGAGAAGCTGCCGGTGGCCGAAGGGCACGAGCCGCAGGCGGTGGCGGTGCGGATCGCAAACCATCTGGGCCGGATCCTGCAGGAGCGCACTGGCGACGGCTATGTCTTCCGCATCGACCTGCGCCTGCGCCCCGACCCGTCCTCGACCCCGCCGGCCATGCCGGTCGACGCGGCCATGGACTACTATGAGAGCGTCGGCCAGAACTGGGAGCGGGCGGCCCACATCAAGGCCCGGATCGCGGCCGGCGATGCGGCCGAGGGCGCGGCGTTCCTGGAGGGGCTGCAGCCGTTCATCTGGCGGCGTAACCTGGATTTCGCGGCCATCGCCGACATCCACTCGATCAAGCGCCAGATCCATACCTACAAGGTCGACGACCGCCTGACCGCCAAGGGCGCGGACCTGAAGCTGGGGCGCGGCGGCATCCGCGAGATCGAGTTCTTCGTCCAGACCCAGCAGCTGATCCTGGGCGGCCGCCAGCCGGACCTGCGCAGCCCGCGCACCCTGGACGCGCTGAAGGCGCTTTCCGAGGCCGGCCATGTCACGCCCGAGGACGCCGCCTGGCTGACGGAGGCCTACAGGGACCTGCGGGCGCTCGAGCACCGCGCCCAGATGATCGCCGACGACCAGACCCACAAGCTCCCGGAGTCCGACGCCGAGCGCAAGAAGGTCGCGGCTCTGTGGGGCGAGGGAAACCTCCGCGTCTTCGACGCCGCCGTGGGCAAGATCCTGAAGGGCGTGAACCTGCGCTATGGCCGCCTGTTCGCCGGCGAGGAGGCGCTGTCGTCGCGCTTCGGCAGCCTGGTGTTCACCGGCGTCGAGGATGATCCGGAGACGCTCGCCACGCTAAAGCGGATGGGCTTTTCCAGTCCCGAGCGGGTGGCCGCCGCCATCCGGGGCTGGCACCACGGCCACATCGCCGCCACCCGCACCGAGCGGGGCCGCGAACTCTTCACGCGCCTGGCCCCGCGCCTGTTGGACGCCGCCAACGCCACTGGCGCGCCGGACCAGGCGTTCAACCGCTTTTCCGACTTCTTCTCGCGCCTGTCGTCAGGGGTGCAGATCCAGTCGCTGTTCCTGGCCCAGCCGCGCCTGTTCGAGCTGATCGTCGAGGTCATGGCCTTCGCCCCGCGCCTGGCCTCGACCATGGCCAAGCGGCCGACGGCGCTGGACGCCCTGCTGGATCCCAGCTTCTTTGGCCCGATCGAGACGCCCACCGCCGCGCCCTGGGATCCGGAGGATTTCGAGGGCGCGATGGACGCCGCCCGACGGCTATTCCGCGACCAGAGCTTCCGGATCGGGGTTCGGGTGATGAGCGGCACCGCCGACGCCCGCGATATCGGCAGGGCCTTCGCCGAGCTGGCCGACCTGATCATCGGCGGCCTCGCGCCCGCCGCCTTGGCCGAGGTCGAGCGGATCGGCGGCGCGTTCCCGGGTCAGGTGGCCGTCGTGGCCCTGGGCAAGGCCGGCTCGCGCGAGATGACCGCCAAGTCGGACCTGGATTTGATGACCCTCTACGCCGCCGACGATCCCGCGGGGATGTCGGCGGTCAAGGAGTGGAGCGCCGATGTCTTCTACGCCCGCTTCACCCAGCGCCTGACCTCGGCCTTGTCGGCGCCGACGGGCGAGGGGACGTTGTACGAGGTCGACCTGAAGCTGCGCCCCTCGGGAACCAAGGGGCCGGTGGCGGTCAGCTTCGCGGCCTTCGAAGACTATTACGAGCGCGAGGCCGAGACCTGGGAGCTGCTGGCACTGACCCGCGCGCGGGTGGTCTGGGCCAGTACCGACGCATTCCGTGAGCGGGCGGAGGGCGCGATCGCGGCGGCGCTGCGCCGGGCGCGCGATCCGAAGAAGACCGCCGCTGACGTCGTCGAGATGCGCCAGCTGATGGAGCGCGAGCGGCCCGGCAAGGGCGACTGGGACCTGAAGCTCGATCCCGGCGGTCTCGTGGACATCGAGTTCGCCGCGCAGTTCCTGCAGCTGGCCCACGCCGCGGCGGGCGGCCCGCTGCGCCAGAACACCGGCGAGGCGCTGGCGGCCCTGCGCGAGGCCGGCCTGGCCGATGAGGGGGCGCTGTCTCGGCTGGAGGCGGCCTGGCGGCTGGAGCAGGACCTCTCGCAACTGATCAAGGTCGCTCTGGAGGACGGCGGCGACCCCGAGGCCGAGCCCAAGGCCTTCAAGACCCTGCTGGCCAAGGCCGGCGGCGTCGCGCAGTTCAAGTCGCTGAGGCCCAAACTCGCCAAGGCCAAGGCCGAGGCGCGGGCGGCCTATGAGGCGGTGGTGAGGGGGTAG